A genome region from Apus apus isolate bApuApu2 chromosome 2, bApuApu2.pri.cur, whole genome shotgun sequence includes the following:
- the TBC1D31 gene encoding TBC1 domain family member 31 isoform X3 — protein MESCDLGSRLHGPVWQRRPSPAARRGVIVNIIHSVQGYHSKTIHFLNVAFDSSGDSLLAGDHQGNMYVFDLNGNRFNLVQRTMQPSTALAFNLRRKTEFLVALADYSIKCFDTETKELVSWMRGHDSSVSSISVHGSGRYAITTSTDTAQLWDLDTFQRQRKLNVRQSVGIQKVFFLPLSNTILSCFKDNSVFAWEFDTLHCKYRLPTPVEGSVLVYKVFAVTRDGRIFVAGGKSNNLHLWCLESKQLIRIIQMPAKVRAVRHLEFLPDSFDGGSNQILGVLSQDNIMRFINIETCKLLFDIGSHEEGISTATLSPNGRYIAAVMENGSLNLYSVQALTQEGNKPPPPVFRVVEDKSKGTSEANKLRMRVTSGRSERPWKPKESKIQTRLLKLQGNTSLENKENELPGGLNKKRLQALLKGFGEYPAKYRMFVWRSLLQLPENHLAFSRLIDKGTHSAFVNIQNEYPIKSRKLLRVLRRTLSALAHWSDIFAETPYIPLLAFPFVKLFQNNQLICFEVVATVVVNFCQHWFEYFPNPPVNVLSMMENILAHHDKELLQHLMKYNVTSQVYAWPLLETLFSEVLTREEWLKVFDNIFSNHPSYFLMIVVAYVICSRAPLLHCNQTADFEYFFHRRNNLDINIVIKEAYHLMEATPLDIHPQRVLDDFIPLTKGQYPVFNKYPKVITDYQTQEWERIRQDEIEYLRERQLAHELEAKAQERKAEDEAWYRKQELLREAEEQRRKVLLEEEEKLVEQRQRLAAMKREMKIKELQFLDASRRRLLKYQQDQRQMELRRLDDDIARKASMREQETAATVEDVEVQRMELESQRQLFEQHLIKDQEAVTKEMKEEVDTHRRKVDLEDHLVQRLMEIDREEKQKAQTVAEESLAQAEQKRVDTHWRLQALQKLRRDDQDREKHYEEIAKLLHDNRVKEAELLKAMKEAAEKKWEEVIQTKSQLEEEQKAAAAADEHRKQFLEDKMNYALQLAEKLQNEDDYFERLRALKARCTERRADLHQVPRTANICLNELSASASSSH, from the exons ATGGAGAGCTGCGACCTGGGCAGCCGCCTGCACGGCCCCGTCTGGCAGCGCAGGCCCAGCCCGGCGGCGCGGCGCGG agttATAGTAAACATAATTCATAGTGTCCAAGGATACCATTCAAAGACAATACATTTTCTGAACGTCGCTTTTGACAGTTCCGGAGATTCTCTACTTGCTGGAGACCACCAAGGGAATATGTATGTTTTTGACTTGAATGGAAACAG gttCAACCTTGTTCAGCGAACAATGCAACCTAGCACTGCTTTGGCATTTAATCTTCGCAGAAAGACAGAATTCCTAGTGGCTTTGGCAGATTATTCCATTAAATGCTTTGATACAG AAACCAAGGAGCTAGTTAGTTGGATGAGGGGACATGATTCTTCGGTGTCTTCCATCTCTGTCCATGGCTCAGGCAGGTATGCCATCACTACATCCActgacacagcacagctgtgggACTTGGACACCTTTCAAAGACAAAGAAAGCTGAACGTTCGTCAGTCTGTGGGGATACAGAAG gttttttttcttcctctgagtAACACCATCCTTAGCTGTTTCAAGGATAATTCTGTTTTTGCATGGGAATTTGATACTCTTCACTGTAAATACCGGTTGCCAACTCCTGTAGAAGGTTCTGTTTTAGTTTATAAGGTCTTTGCAGTTACCAG AGATGGACGGATTTTCGTAGCTGGTGGAAAATCAAATAATCTTCACTTATGGTGTTTAGAATCAAAGCAGTTGATACGAATAATCCAGATGCCTGCAAAAGTTCGAGCTGTCCGTCACCTGGAATTCCTCCCAGACAGTTTTGATGGGGGCTCCAATCAG ATTCTTGGAGTGTTAAGTCAAGATAATATTATGAGATTTATCAATATAGAAACGTGCAAACTTCTTTTTGACATTGGGAGTCATGAAGAGGGAATTAGTACAGCAACACTTAGCCCCAATGGACGGTATATTGCAGCAGTGATGGAAAACGGTAGCCTCAATTTATACAGTGTCCAAGCTTTGACTCAAGAAGGAAATAAG CCTCCACCACCCGTGTTCAGAGTAGTAGAAGATAAGTCTAAGGGCACATCAGAGGCAAATAAACTGAGAATGAGAGTGACTTCGGGAAGGTCAGAGCGGCCTTGGAAAcctaaagaaagcaaaattcaaaCCAGATTGCTGAAACTGCAAGGGAACACATCACTTGAAAACAAAGAG AATGAATTGCCAGGTGGATTAAACAAGAAACGTCTGCAGGCCTTACTGAAAGGATTTGGAGAATATCCAGCAAAGTACAG GATGTTTGTTTGGCGTTCCTTATTGCAACTGCCTGAAAACCACTTGGCATTCAGTAGGCTGATAGATAAGGGTACCCACAGTGCATTTGTGAATATTCAAAATGAGTATCCCATCAAAAGCAGGAAACTGCTGAGAGTCTTACGGAG GACCTTATCAGCACTAGCTCACTGGTCTGATATCTTTGCTGAGACACCTTATATTCCTTTGCTAGCATTCCCATTTGTAAAATTATTCCAGAACAACCAACTGATCTGCTTTGAAGTTGTTGCTACAGTAGTAG ttaaTTTTTGTCAGCACTGGTTTGAGTATTTTCCCAATCCTCCAGTTAATGTCCTTAGTATGATGGAAAACATTTTGGCACATCATGACAAAGAACTACTTCaacatttaatgaaatacaatgtGACTTCACAG GTTTATGCATGGCCTCTTCTAGAAACACTGTTCTCTGAGGTTCTGACAAGAGAAGAATGGCTGAAAGTCTTTGACAATATCTTCTCCAACCATCCTTCGTACTTCCTAATGATTGTTGTTGCCTATGTAATATGTTCCAGAGCTCCCTTGCTTCATTGTAATCAAACAGCAGATTTTGAG TATTTCTTTCATCGTCGTAACAACCTGGACATTAACATTGTGATTAAGGAAGCTTACCATCTCATGGAGGCTACACCACTGGATATCCATCCACAGCGTGTGCTTGATGACTTCATACCACTTACAAAAGGGCAGTACCCTGTATTTAATAAATACCCCAAGGTCATCACAGATTATCAAACTCAGGAATGGGAAAGGATCAGACAGGATGAAATTGAGTACTTACGGGAGAG ACAATTAGCACATGAATTAGAAGCTAAAGCACAGGAACGGAAAGCAGAAGATGAAGCCTGGTATAGAAAGCAGGAATTACTTCGagaagctgaggagcagaggcGAAAAGTGCTactggaagaagaggagaagctgGTGGAACAGAGGCAGAG ACTAGCTGCTATGAAAAGAGAGATGAAAATAAAGGAGCTACAATTCCTAGATGCTTCGAGAAGGCGCCTTCTGAAATACCAGCAAGATCAGCGTCAGATGGAGCTGAGACGCCTGGATGATGACATTGCAAGAAAG GCATCCATGAGAGAACAGGAAACAGCTGCTACTGTTGAAGATGTAGAAGTACAGCGGATGGAACTTGAATCACAAAGACAGCTTTTTGAACAG CATCTAATCAAAGATCAAGAGGCAGTtacaaaggaaatgaaagaagagGTGGATACTCACCGAAGAAAGGTGGATCTAGAAGATCATCTTGTTCAGAGATTGATGGAAATagatagagaagaaaaacagaaagctcaGACA GTGGCTGAAGAGAGTTTggcccaggcagagcagaaacGTGTTGACACCCACTGGAGGTTGCAAGCGCTGCAGAAACTCAGGCGAGATGATCAGGACCGTGAGAAGCATTATGAGGAGATAGCCAAGCTCCTGCATGACAACAGGGTGAAGgaagctgagctgctgaaggccatgaaggaagcagcagaaaaaaag TGGGAAGAAGTTATACAGACAAAAAGTCAActggaagaagagcagaaggctgctgctgctgcagatgagCACAGGAAGCAGTTTCTAGAAGACAAAATGAATTATGCATTACAACTGGCTGAAAAGTTGCAAAACGAAGATGACTATTTTG